The Mycolicibacterium mageritense genome contains a region encoding:
- a CDS encoding acyl carrier protein yields MTFPTEQAPTLAAVTQEIIELIRAEKPIANLSADSSLLDGGLDSLRVMSLVLRIEGRWGIELDADDADDLRTVGDLARLVVQRIEAQS; encoded by the coding sequence ATGACGTTCCCGACAGAGCAGGCCCCGACCTTGGCTGCCGTGACCCAGGAGATCATCGAGCTGATCAGGGCCGAGAAGCCGATCGCGAACCTCAGCGCCGACTCGTCGCTGTTGGACGGCGGGCTGGATTCGCTCCGCGTGATGTCGCTGGTGCTGCGGATCGAGGGGCGCTGGGGCATCGAACTGGATGCCGACGACGCCGACGATCTGCGCACCGTAGGCGATCTCGCCCGGCTCGTGGTGCAGCGCATCGAGGCGCAATCGTGA
- a CDS encoding fatty acyl-AMP ligase: MKGAPAIRPKYETLTEALAAAARTDLSLHFVDADETDREVPKADVRERGLAIAAELMNRGVRKGDRVALVLPTCPEFVECFFGVMYAGAIPVPLYPPVRLGKLDEYHRRTAAMLKAVDAVLVVTNERIRRFLGVAVQSAAPRLGCVTASDLDGTDAAQRTLAPDDIALIQFSSGTTHDPKPVALTHRNLLSNLATISSRLAEENPVREVGVSWLPLYHDMGLIGNLLASFYIDVPLVLLPPELFVARPAAWLRAISRYHGTYSAGPNFAFNLCVNRIRDEELDGVDLSSWSVCFNGAEAVGADVQRRFSERFERWGFDQFAFTPCYGMAEASLAIAFKPPRTMFKTLAVDVDTLASAGTVTPGLKELVSVGRPLAGVDIEIRDELSQPVGEDRAGTIFVRGPSVMAGYFGRPDLTDQALHDGWLDTGDLGFVHDRELFICGRNKDAIIIRGANHAPQDFEAALDGLVGVRTGCAVAVGFVPDGEDEEALALLVETTPEASDSLISDITKRVWEHTGILAAHVELLAPGTLPRTSSGKLRRRESRAQWLAGTLTPPERVSAMRLMLHAAKGQLSHAKATYSRMTAGKPSADPAMGGRVS, encoded by the coding sequence GTGAAGGGCGCACCTGCGATTCGTCCGAAGTACGAGACGCTCACCGAGGCACTCGCGGCGGCCGCGCGCACCGATCTGAGTCTGCACTTCGTCGACGCCGACGAGACGGATCGGGAAGTGCCGAAAGCCGACGTGCGTGAGCGCGGCCTGGCGATCGCCGCGGAACTCATGAATCGCGGTGTGCGCAAGGGCGATCGGGTCGCGCTGGTGCTGCCCACCTGTCCGGAGTTCGTCGAGTGCTTCTTCGGGGTCATGTACGCAGGAGCCATCCCGGTACCGCTGTACCCGCCGGTGCGGCTGGGGAAGCTGGACGAATATCACCGCAGGACCGCCGCGATGCTCAAGGCGGTCGACGCCGTCCTCGTCGTGACCAACGAGCGCATCCGGCGCTTCCTCGGCGTCGCGGTGCAGAGCGCGGCGCCACGGCTGGGCTGCGTGACCGCGTCCGACCTCGATGGAACGGATGCGGCCCAGCGCACATTGGCTCCCGACGACATTGCGTTGATCCAGTTCTCCTCGGGAACGACACACGATCCCAAGCCGGTCGCCCTGACCCACAGGAATCTGCTGTCCAACCTCGCGACGATCTCGAGCCGCCTCGCGGAGGAGAACCCGGTCCGCGAGGTGGGCGTCAGCTGGCTGCCGCTCTATCACGACATGGGTTTGATCGGGAACCTGCTCGCGTCGTTCTACATCGACGTCCCGCTCGTACTGCTGCCGCCCGAGCTGTTCGTCGCGAGGCCCGCGGCGTGGCTACGCGCCATCTCCCGCTACCACGGCACCTATTCGGCGGGCCCCAACTTCGCCTTCAATCTGTGCGTCAACCGGATTCGCGACGAGGAGCTCGACGGCGTGGACCTGTCGTCGTGGAGTGTCTGCTTCAACGGCGCGGAGGCTGTCGGTGCCGACGTCCAGCGCCGGTTCAGCGAACGGTTCGAACGGTGGGGCTTCGACCAGTTTGCCTTCACCCCGTGCTACGGCATGGCTGAGGCGTCACTGGCCATCGCGTTCAAACCACCGCGGACCATGTTCAAAACCCTTGCGGTCGACGTGGACACACTCGCGTCTGCGGGCACTGTCACGCCGGGGCTCAAAGAACTCGTGAGCGTGGGCCGTCCGCTGGCGGGGGTCGACATCGAGATCCGCGACGAGCTGTCGCAACCCGTGGGTGAGGATCGCGCGGGCACCATTTTCGTCCGCGGACCGAGTGTGATGGCGGGATACTTCGGCAGACCCGACCTGACCGATCAGGCACTGCACGACGGCTGGCTGGACACCGGGGATCTCGGATTCGTCCACGACAGGGAGCTATTCATCTGTGGCCGCAACAAGGACGCCATCATCATCCGGGGTGCCAACCATGCGCCGCAGGACTTCGAGGCCGCACTCGACGGTCTGGTCGGGGTCCGTACCGGTTGCGCGGTGGCGGTGGGGTTCGTACCAGACGGTGAGGACGAAGAGGCGCTGGCGCTGCTCGTCGAAACCACGCCCGAGGCGTCGGACAGTCTGATCAGCGACATCACCAAACGGGTCTGGGAGCACACCGGCATCCTGGCGGCACATGTCGAATTGCTCGCGCCGGGAACGCTCCCGCGCACCTCGAGCGGAAAGCTGCGCAGGCGGGAATCGCGTGCGCAATGGCTGGCAGGCACGCTCACGCCGCCGGAGCGCGTGTCGGCCATGAGGTTGATGTTGCACGCGGCCAAAGGGCAGTTGTCGCACGCAAAGGCCACGTATTCCCGGATGACCGCCGGCAAGCCGTCGGCTGATCCAGCCATGGGTGGGAGGGTGTCATGA
- a CDS encoding pyridoxal phosphate-dependent aminotransferase — MTVVAESRPQRFVKSPLQPPVTMLPTAVDPMALSLNENPFRPLPAVRAALIESIDAANRYPEFMPETLRHLIADHIGLPDEQVILGPGATGVMLQVLHAITDPGNRIVIADPTFEGYPIVSDMVRISPIKVPLDPLGHHDLRAMADAAVDARVVAICRPHNPTGTVESPAAIEEFLNRVPSDTVVLIDEAYVEFVCPGHRMDAVSLVRRFPNLVVMRTFSKAYGLAGLRIGYAFGSRDLADKLWAMQLPFGMSTTSLVAVAASYQAESQLRHRIRLITAERRNLQMRLRAMGIESTEAHANFIYLPAAGVCWRQVFDHAGVRVKHYFDGGVRITIGGRSSTGAVLTALRNKL; from the coding sequence ATGACCGTTGTCGCAGAATCGCGGCCGCAGCGCTTCGTCAAGTCCCCGCTGCAGCCTCCAGTTACGATGTTGCCTACCGCGGTCGACCCGATGGCGCTGTCGCTCAACGAGAATCCGTTCCGCCCGCTGCCTGCGGTCCGGGCCGCGCTGATCGAGTCGATCGACGCGGCCAACCGCTATCCCGAGTTCATGCCGGAGACGCTGCGGCATCTGATCGCGGACCACATCGGCCTGCCTGACGAACAGGTGATCCTCGGTCCGGGGGCAACAGGGGTGATGCTGCAGGTGTTGCACGCCATCACCGATCCTGGCAATCGCATCGTGATCGCGGACCCGACGTTCGAGGGCTATCCGATCGTGTCGGACATGGTTCGGATCTCGCCGATCAAAGTGCCGCTGGATCCGCTGGGACACCACGACCTGCGCGCGATGGCCGACGCCGCGGTCGACGCGCGGGTGGTCGCCATCTGCCGGCCGCACAACCCGACGGGAACGGTGGAATCGCCTGCGGCCATCGAGGAATTCCTCAACCGTGTGCCCAGCGACACCGTGGTGTTGATCGACGAGGCCTACGTGGAGTTCGTCTGCCCCGGGCATCGGATGGACGCGGTCAGCCTGGTGCGCCGGTTCCCGAATCTCGTGGTGATGCGGACGTTCTCGAAGGCCTACGGGCTGGCCGGGTTGCGCATCGGGTATGCGTTCGGTTCCCGTGACCTCGCCGACAAGCTGTGGGCCATGCAGTTGCCGTTCGGCATGAGCACCACGAGCCTGGTCGCGGTTGCCGCGTCGTACCAGGCGGAATCCCAACTGCGGCACCGAATCAGGTTGATCACCGCGGAGCGGCGCAACCTGCAGATGCGGTTGCGGGCAATGGGCATCGAAAGCACCGAGGCGCACGCCAACTTCATCTACCTGCCGGCGGCCGGGGTGTGCTGGCGGCAGGTGTTCGACCACGCGGGCGTGCGGGTCAAGCACTACTTCGACGGAGGTGTGCGCATCACGATCGGCGGCCGGTCGTCGACCGGTGCGGTGCTGACCGCACTGCGGAACAAGCTTTAG
- a CDS encoding flavin-containing monooxygenase, with the protein MRDYQVVVVGAGPSGVAAALSLSDAGLRPLLIDRADHVGSSWRARYDRLKLNTGRRTSHMPNRPYPEGTAVFPTRDQVVAHLDHHAHEAGIELMLSTCVARIDKDAEGWLLATSSGDITARQVVVATGYEHTPRIPQWPGMVDYTGQVLHSAKYRNPAPFVGKRVLVVGAGSSAMEIVHDVATGGAAQAWLAVRTPPHIMLRALPGGFPSDYIASPLYDAPLWLADSISKVAQRVDVGDLSAYGLPRPDEGVFARGKRLGRAPVIVDREVVHAIRARKFVVVPTIEKFTGDTVHLIDGQTLEPEVVICATGYVRGLEPVVGHLGVLDDTGLPRVTGETVAAPGLRFVGFLSRPGLISFVAKQSVHVAKRIADELDRAPSLTP; encoded by the coding sequence GTGCGCGACTATCAGGTTGTGGTGGTGGGGGCCGGGCCGTCCGGTGTCGCTGCGGCGTTGAGCCTGAGCGACGCGGGGTTACGCCCGTTGCTGATCGATCGGGCCGACCACGTCGGCTCGTCCTGGCGGGCGAGGTACGACCGGCTGAAACTCAACACCGGGCGGCGGACCTCGCACATGCCGAACCGGCCGTACCCCGAGGGAACGGCGGTCTTCCCGACCCGCGACCAGGTGGTCGCGCATCTCGATCATCACGCGCACGAGGCCGGGATCGAACTGATGCTCAGCACGTGTGTGGCGCGTATCGACAAGGACGCCGAAGGCTGGCTGCTGGCCACATCGTCCGGTGACATCACCGCGCGCCAGGTCGTAGTGGCCACCGGATACGAACACACGCCGCGAATTCCGCAGTGGCCTGGCATGGTGGACTACACCGGCCAGGTGCTCCACTCCGCGAAGTACCGCAATCCCGCGCCGTTCGTCGGCAAGCGCGTCCTGGTGGTCGGCGCCGGCTCGTCGGCGATGGAGATCGTGCATGACGTCGCCACCGGTGGCGCGGCGCAGGCGTGGTTGGCGGTGCGCACGCCCCCGCACATCATGCTGCGGGCTCTGCCCGGGGGTTTCCCGTCCGACTACATCGCGTCGCCGCTGTACGACGCGCCGCTGTGGCTGGCGGACAGCATCTCCAAAGTGGCCCAGCGCGTTGACGTCGGTGATCTGTCGGCCTACGGTTTGCCGCGACCGGACGAGGGCGTGTTCGCCAGGGGCAAGCGGCTCGGCCGGGCGCCCGTGATCGTGGATCGCGAAGTGGTCCACGCGATCCGGGCCCGCAAGTTCGTTGTGGTGCCGACCATCGAGAAGTTCACGGGCGACACTGTGCACCTCATCGACGGCCAGACGCTCGAACCCGAAGTGGTGATCTGCGCGACGGGTTACGTCCGGGGCCTGGAACCCGTGGTGGGTCATCTCGGCGTGCTCGACGACACGGGGTTGCCGCGGGTCACCGGCGAGACCGTGGCCGCACCGGGATTGCGGTTCGTGGGCTTCCTGTCCCGGCCCGGGCTCATCTCGTTCGTCGCCAAACAGTCGGTCCATGTTGCGAAACGCATCGCCGACGAGCTCGACCGCGCCCCGTCCCTGACCCCATGA
- a CDS encoding 3-oxoacyl-ACP synthase III family protein, whose product MRSKDEAVSLLDVSTYLPENRVPAEWYAQYAEDDGLRDSPMFAPPEYRHHSAVDESNVDMIVRATDGLVARHGRGVLDDVDILLTHSQMPDLPIVGAGGETAARLGMKPRWIVDVHNGGCAAFVYMINLARQLLWSGAGRTAMIAVAVNAAGKIFEQDQVRKLAQASVPGDGAAVGLVTLSDRSPVLDIECRFFGENARDMTLDTDPPRKWWEAGPGQGYVGFNEAKIMKVLSRGNRQVPQVVHAVCERIGVKPTDLDLLVTNQPNRLLLRNWAEALELPRERHRDTFGRCGNLFAVGIPANLEAAIDDGQIDTGDVVMMAGFAHAGDFAGAAAIQWGGRPQ is encoded by the coding sequence ATGAGAAGCAAAGACGAGGCCGTCAGCTTGCTCGACGTCTCGACCTATCTGCCCGAAAACCGCGTTCCCGCAGAGTGGTACGCGCAGTATGCCGAGGACGACGGGCTTCGGGACAGCCCGATGTTCGCGCCGCCCGAGTATCGCCATCACTCGGCCGTCGACGAGTCCAACGTCGACATGATCGTGCGCGCCACCGACGGTCTCGTGGCACGTCACGGGCGCGGCGTACTCGACGACGTGGACATCCTGTTGACGCACTCCCAGATGCCGGATCTGCCGATCGTCGGAGCGGGCGGGGAGACCGCGGCCCGGCTCGGCATGAAGCCGCGGTGGATCGTCGACGTGCACAACGGCGGCTGTGCGGCCTTCGTGTACATGATCAACCTGGCTCGCCAACTGTTGTGGTCGGGAGCAGGCCGGACCGCGATGATCGCGGTCGCGGTGAACGCCGCGGGCAAGATCTTCGAGCAAGATCAGGTGCGCAAGCTCGCGCAGGCGTCGGTGCCCGGCGACGGCGCGGCTGTCGGGCTGGTCACGCTGTCGGACCGGTCCCCGGTACTCGACATCGAATGCCGCTTCTTCGGCGAGAACGCGCGCGACATGACCCTGGACACCGACCCGCCGCGCAAATGGTGGGAGGCCGGACCCGGGCAGGGCTACGTCGGGTTCAACGAGGCCAAGATCATGAAGGTGCTCTCGCGGGGCAACCGGCAGGTGCCGCAGGTCGTGCACGCGGTGTGCGAACGCATCGGGGTCAAACCGACCGACCTCGACCTGCTGGTCACCAATCAGCCCAACCGGCTGTTGCTGCGCAACTGGGCCGAGGCACTTGAACTTCCGCGCGAGCGGCACCGTGACACATTCGGGCGGTGCGGAAACCTCTTCGCCGTGGGGATACCCGCGAACCTGGAGGCGGCGATCGACGACGGCCAGATCGACACCGGCGACGTCGTGATGATGGCGGGCTTTGCCCACGCCGGCGATTTCGCAGGCGCGGCCGCGATCCAATGGGGCGGTCGGCCGCAATGA